A region from the Ptychodera flava strain L36383 chromosome 12, AS_Pfla_20210202, whole genome shotgun sequence genome encodes:
- the LOC139145582 gene encoding putative phospholipase B-like 2, with amino-acid sequence MAIQRSTIPVALLVLVSLCRAPPPPQKQAVASVTFDEKTKTFVIVDVYDKSATAFATFTDDIQNSGWAHLNLTTNPKYDDSVQAYAAGLIEGYLSSTLIYYHWVNTVYEFCVQPSEYCTKLKKYLQANLQWMTQQIKENPNDDYWHQVNLTLIQLMGIEDGFHNSIKEPRIDVEPFGFLLLQIDGDLEDLESALTNGKLKRPLGSGSCSALIKLLPGNSDLYVSHVTWSPYQSMLRVMKKYDFGYHQSDGSLMPGRTSSFSSNPGRVFSGDDFYIIESGLVTLETTNGNSNPALWKYVQPEGQLLEWLRNIIANRLAKDAMMWADIFRKYNSGTYNNQWMVVDYNRFVPHQTPKTGLLVILEQLPGLVVAEDKTDVLTGQSYWPSYNVPYFKEIFNASGLPAKVAKYGDWFTYEKTPRALMFLRNQSQVTDMKSMIKLMRYNDFQHDELSKCNCTPPYSGENAISARSDLNPANGTYPFSTLGNRSHGGTDMKVTNMAMHKDFSMIAICGPTHDQQPVFQWSTSGFNNQSHLGQPDRFDFEQVLVKWN; translated from the exons ATGGCGATTCAAAGGAGTACGATACCTGTAGCTCTCCTTGTTCTTGTTTCCCTGTGCCGGGCTCCTCCACCGCCACAGAAACAGGCTGTTGCGAGTGTAACGTTTGACGAGAAGACCAAGACGTTCGTCATCGTAGACGTTTACGACAAAAGCGCGACAGCATTCGCCACTTTTACAGACGATATCCAGAACTCGGG ATGGGCACACTTAAATTTAACAACCAATCCCAAGTATGATGACAGTGTTCAAGCTTACGCAGCAGGACTCATCGAAGGTTACCTGTCATCGACATTGATATATTATCATTGGGTCAACACAGTTTATGAATTTTGCGTTCAGCCCTCTGAGTATTGTACAAAGTTGAAGAAGTATCTGCAGGCCAACTTGCAATGGATGACTCAGCAAATCAAGGAAAACCCCAATGATGACTACTGGCACCAG GTCAATCTGACATTGATACAGTTGATGGGAATAGAAGATGGCTTCCATAACTCTATCAAAGAACCAAGAATTGATGTAGAACCATTTGGTTTTCT GCTGCTACAGATAGATGGTGACTTGGAAGACCTTGAGTCAGCTCTCACCAATGGCAAGTTGAAGCGCCCTCTAGGCTCAGGTTCATGTTCAGCCCTCATCAAGCTGTTACCTGGCAACAGTGATCTGTATGTTTCCCATGTTACCTGGTCACCATACCAGTCAATGCTTAGAGTCatgaagaaatatgattttggataTCATCAAAGTGATGGATCAT TGATGCCAGGGAGAACCAGCTCCTTTTCTTCGAATCCAGGGAGGGTGTTTTCTGGTGATGATTTCTACATCATTGAATCTGGTCTG GTAACCTTGGAAACCACCAATGGAAACAGTAACCCAGCACTCTGGAAGTACGTGCAGCCTGAAGGCCAGCTGCTGGAGTGGCTCCGGAATATCATTGCCAACAGATTAGCCAAGGATGCCATGATGTGGGCGGATATCTTCAGGAAATACAACAGTGGAAC GTACAATAATCAGTGGATGGTTGTAGATTACAATCGCTTTGTTCCTCATCAGACTCCAAAGACTGGCCTCCTTGTCATATTGGAACAACTTCC TGGATTAGTTGTAGCAGAAGACAAGACAGATGTGTTGACTGGCCAGTCCTATTGGCCAAGTTATAATGTTCC GTACTTCAAGGAAATCTTCAATGCCAGTGGTCTGCCAGCCAAGGTTGCCAAGTATGGTGACTGGTTTACGTATGAGAAAACTCCCAGAGCCTTGATGTTCCTTAGAAATCAAAGCCAAGTGACGGATATGAAGTCCATGATCAAGCTGATGAG aTACAACGATTTTCAACATGATGAATTGTCCAAGTGTAATTGTACACCGCCATACAGTGGTGAGAATGCTATATCAGCCAGATCAGACCTGAACCCAGCCAATGGTACCTATCCATTCTCTACACTAGGCAATAGGAGCCATGGAGGAACTGATATGAAG GTAACCAACATGGCAATGCACAAGGATTTCTCCATGATTGCAATCTGTGGACCGACTCACGACCAACAGCCGGTGTTCCAGTGGAGTACATCAGGCTTCAACAATCAGTCACATCTCGGCCAGCCTGACAGATTTGACTTTGAACAAGTGCTCGTGAAGTGGAATTGA
- the LOC139145583 gene encoding uncharacterized protein, which translates to MRLNEKNVANYATCSSPVDKEGWLNKRGELNKSFQKRWFVLKGNLLYYFDKRGDKEPIGVIILEGATVELADGDTFTFHITFQGYSTRTYVIQADNHTEMTEWMRAISMANYDYMKSMVEELQRQFDQMTQYDSEANFGTGDEDLLGGATARRTIATSAPAVAFNPACIQNAFQKPSRTTFYLENQYERVKTQCLPRSTVPRNYPGMSANEVLAAELKQGLDLENLGLDENEPPPPVPPRSRPNQATMSMFFDSSPISLISKSDSLPKSGSLPRVQSQSTGHSVFHDQLIYIRSFREMHEEFGVLIVKKISEYRLARDQKRMKKPMPALPTEDTDVKEGVLIDLH; encoded by the coding sequence ATGAGGTTGAACGAAAAGAATGTAGCGAACTATGCAACATGCAGCTCACCTGTAGACAAAGAAGGATGGCTGAACAAGAGAGGGGAGCTCAACAAGAGTTTTCAAAAACGTTGGTTTGTGCTGAAAGGAAATCTACTGTACTACTTCGATAAAAGAGGAGACAAGGAGCCAATTGGAGTCATCATACTGGAGGGAGCTACAGTGGAGCTAGCTGATGGAGACACATTTACATTTCATATCACTTTCCAAGGATACAGCACACGTACATATGTGATACAGGCTGACAACCATACAGAGATGACAGAATGGATGAGAGCCATCTCAATGGCAAACTATGACTACATGAAGTCAATGGTTGAGGAGCTGCAGAGGCAGTTTGATCAGATGACTCAATATGATTCTGAAGCTAACTTTGGTACAGGAGATGAAGACCTGCTGGGTGGTGCTACGGCAAGAAGGACAATTGCCACCTCAGCCCCTGCGGTTGCATTCAATCCTGCGTGCATTCAGAATGCTTTCCAGAAACCGTCGAGAACAACGTTTTACCTGGAAAATCAGTATGAGAGGGTAAAGACTCAGTGCCTTCCGAGGTCAACAGTGCCTCGGAATTATCCCGGAATGAGCGCCAATGAGGTGCTTGCCGCTGAACTGAAGCAAGGCCTTGATTTAGAAAATTTAGGGCTTGATGAGAATGAGCCACCACCTCCTGTTCCACCGAGATCAAGACCGAACCAGGCTACAATGTCGATGTTCTTTGACTCTAGCCCAATCAGTTTAATAAGCAAAAGTGATTCTCTTCCAAAGAGTGGGAGCCTGCCAAGAGTACAGAGCCAATCCACAGGTCATTCGGTTTTCCACGATCAATTGATCTACATCAGATCCTTCAGAGAGATGCACGAGGAATTCGGCGTGCTCATTGTAAAGAAGATCAGCGAATATCGATTAGCTCGAGATCAAAAACGAATGAAGAAACCGATGCCAGCTTTACCCACAGAAGATACTGATGTCAAAGAGGGGGTACTTATTGACCTGCACTAA